Proteins from a genomic interval of Benincasa hispida cultivar B227 chromosome 7, ASM972705v1, whole genome shotgun sequence:
- the LOC120081869 gene encoding sedoheptulose-1,7-bisphosphatase, chloroplastic, with amino-acid sequence METGIACCARGAFLPNLSSQHSTALMSPSFASRSLKASSLFGESLRQVPKSSVKVASRPKSVPLKTRCEIGDSLEEFLTKATPDKGLIRLLTCMGEALRTISFKVRTASCGGTACVNSFGDEQLAVDMLADKLLFEALRYSHFCKYACSEEVPELQDMGGPVEGGFSVAFDPLDGSSIVDTNFSVGTIFGVWPGDKLTGVKGSDQAAAAMGVYGPRTTYVLALKDFPGTHEFLLLDEGKWQHVKETTEIGEGKLFSPGNLRATFDNPDYDKLINYYVKEKYTLRYTGGMVPDVNQIIVKEKGIFTNVTSPSTKAKLRLLFEVAPLGFLVEKAGGYSSDGRQSVLDKVIENLDERTQVAYGSKEEIIRFEETLYGSSRLKSGVPVGAAA; translated from the exons ATGGAGACTGGGATTGCTTGCTGTGCTCGTGGGGCTTTTCTCCCTAATCTTTCTTCTCAGCATTCAACTGCTCTTATGTCTCCTTCTTTCGCCAGCAGG AGTCTGAAAGCGAGTTCGCTATTTGGGGAGTCATTAAGGCAAGTTCCCAAGTCATCAGTGAAGGTGGCATCGAGGCCAAAGAGCGTTCCCCTCAAAACTAGATGTGAGATTGGTGATAGTCTG GAAGAGTTTCTCACCAAAGCAACCCCTGATAAGGGATTGATCAGATTGCTGACGTGCATGGGAGAAGCTTTGAGGACTATTTCCTTCAAAGTCAGGACGGCTTCTTGTGGAGGAACTGCATGTGTCAACTCCTTTGGAGATGAACAGCTTGCTGTCGATATGCTTGCCGACAAGCTTCTATTCGAG GCCTTGAGATACTCACACTTCTGCAAATATGCTTGCTCTGAAGAAGTTCCAGAGCTTCAAGACATGGGAGGCCCTGTTGAAG GAGGATTCAGTGTTGCATTTGACCCACTCGATGGTTCAAGTATTGTTGACACAAACTTCAGCGTTGGCACCATCTTTGGCGTGTGGCCAGGTGATAAGTTGACTGGAGTGAAGGGAAGTGATCAAGCTGCAGCTGCCATGGGAGTTTACGGTCCTCGCACAACATATGTTCTTGCTCTGAAAGACTTTCCCGGCACCCATGAGTTCCTTCTTCTTGACGAAG GTAAATGGCAACATGTTAAAGAGACAACAGAGATTGGGGAAGGAAAACTGTTCTCTCCTGGAAATTTGAGGGCCACATTTGATAACCCTGACTATGACAAG CTTATCAACTACTATGTGAAAGAAAAATACACATTGAGATACACTGGAGGAATGGTTCCTGACGTTAACCAG ATTATTGTGAAAGAAAAGGGAATTTTCACAAATGTGACATCTCCGTCAACCAAAGCTAAGCTGAGGCTATTATTTGAGGTAGCTCCTTTGGGATTCTTAGTGGAGAAAGCAGGAGGATACAGCAGTGACGGGCGTCAGTCTGTGCTTGACAAGGTGATCGAGAATCTGGACGAAAGAACCCAAGTTGCATATGGATCTAAAGAAGAGATCATTCGTTTTGAAGAAACTCTCTATGGATCATCCAGGTTGAAGTCAGGGGTGCCTGTTGGTGCTGCAGCTTAA
- the LOC120081870 gene encoding uncharacterized protein LOC120081870 isoform X1, translating to MQAYQGKNGKWKGSVRGLVDAPMDKVWPLVTQSKRLQDWMPMVERCTDIAGDEGVPGYERVVSGFMFPLKDGERSWIKENLLSMDPSAHCYSYKLEASNVGLDGSINTLKLVDYGEDSTLIEWKFEINPLEGVCEDSIIDYLGFLYKSCINRIEGAIESSGRI from the coding sequence ATGCAGGCATATCAGGGAAAGAATGGGAAATGGAAAGGATCGGTAAGGGGTTTAGTCGATGCTCCCATGGACAAAGTATGGCCCTTGGTCACTCAGTCCAAGAGGCTACAGGATTGGATGCCAATGGTTGAGAGATGCACCGACATAGCCGGAGACGAAGGAGTTCCAGGCTACGAACGGGTTGTTTCGGGCTTCATGTTTCCACTGAAAGATGGAGAAAGATCATGGATCAAAGAGAATCTGCTTTCCATGGACCCATCAGCTCACTGTTACAGTTACAAACTGGAAGCAAGCAATGTGGGATTAGATGGATCTATCAACACATTAAAGCTTGTGGACTATGGAGAAGATTCAACATTGATTGAATGGAAGTTTGAGATAAATCCTTTGGAAGGTGTTTGTGAAGACAGCATAATTGATTATCTGGGATTTCTTTACAAATCTTGCATCAACAGAATTGAAGGTGCTATTGAAAGTAGCGGCAGAATCTAA
- the LOC120081870 gene encoding uncharacterized protein LOC120081870 isoform X2 encodes MAYQGKNGKWKGSVRGLVDAPMDKVWPLVTQSKRLQDWMPMVERCTDIAGDEGVPGYERVVSGFMFPLKDGERSWIKENLLSMDPSAHCYSYKLEASNVGLDGSINTLKLVDYGEDSTLIEWKFEINPLEGVCEDSIIDYLGFLYKSCINRIEGAIESSGRI; translated from the exons ATG GCATATCAGGGAAAGAATGGGAAATGGAAAGGATCGGTAAGGGGTTTAGTCGATGCTCCCATGGACAAAGTATGGCCCTTGGTCACTCAGTCCAAGAGGCTACAGGATTGGATGCCAATGGTTGAGAGATGCACCGACATAGCCGGAGACGAAGGAGTTCCAGGCTACGAACGGGTTGTTTCGGGCTTCATGTTTCCACTGAAAGATGGAGAAAGATCATGGATCAAAGAGAATCTGCTTTCCATGGACCCATCAGCTCACTGTTACAGTTACAAACTGGAAGCAAGCAATGTGGGATTAGATGGATCTATCAACACATTAAAGCTTGTGGACTATGGAGAAGATTCAACATTGATTGAATGGAAGTTTGAGATAAATCCTTTGGAAGGTGTTTGTGAAGACAGCATAATTGATTATCTGGGATTTCTTTACAAATCTTGCATCAACAGAATTGAAGGTGCTATTGAAAGTAGCGGCAGAATCTAA